Proteins encoded in a region of the Mercenaria mercenaria strain notata chromosome 1, MADL_Memer_1, whole genome shotgun sequence genome:
- the LOC123530300 gene encoding snaclec coagulation factor IX-binding protein subunit A-like isoform X2, giving the protein MPLLSRLLKVLSFGLFVTFCVGSCPDGYCRHSGGCYLVVGLNVTWIDARSFCTVLGGQLLSLESAINQVAAEGPMRRSKGIVFPGKYWLDFNDLLSPKDWKRMRDRKSLDYENWSSDSTENETSIQNCVFMSEEQDYRWSTVACSEKMNFVCYASG; this is encoded by the exons ATGCCGCTTTTATCGAGACTGTTGAAAGTTTTGTCTTTTGgactttttgtaacatttt GTGTAGGGTCTTGTCCTGATGGATACTGTCGGCATTCTGGTGGCTGCTATCTTGTCGTTGGTCTTAATGTTACATGGATTGATGCTAGG AGTTTCTGCACTGTGTTAGGTGGACAGCTGCTCTCTCTGGAGTCAGCAATCAATCAAGTAGCTGCAGAAGGACCAATGCGTCGTTCTAAAG GGATAGTTTTTCCAGGGAAATACTGGTTAGATTTTAATGACTTACtgagcccaaaggactggaaaaGAATGCGAGACCGCAAATCCTTAGATTATGAAAACTGGAGTTCGGATTCAACCGAGAACGAAACTTCAATTCAAAACTGTGTCTTTATGTCCGAAGAGCAAGATTATCGTTGGTCGACAGTCGCGTGTTCTGAAAAGATGAACTTTGTCTGCTATGCATCCGGGTAA
- the LOC123530300 gene encoding snaclec coagulation factor IX-binding protein subunit A-like isoform X1, with protein sequence MPLLSRLLKVLSFGLFVTFCVGSCPDGYCRHSGGCYLVVGLNVTWIDARSFCTVLGGQLLSLESAINQVAAEGPMRRSKGIVFPGKYWLDFNDLLSPKDWKRMRDRKSLDYENWSSDSTENETSIQNCVFMSEEQDYRWSTVACSEKMNFVCYASGVTKISTRKYSRYRGYYYEYDYIDDSDDEECL encoded by the exons ATGCCGCTTTTATCGAGACTGTTGAAAGTTTTGTCTTTTGgactttttgtaacatttt GTGTAGGGTCTTGTCCTGATGGATACTGTCGGCATTCTGGTGGCTGCTATCTTGTCGTTGGTCTTAATGTTACATGGATTGATGCTAGG AGTTTCTGCACTGTGTTAGGTGGACAGCTGCTCTCTCTGGAGTCAGCAATCAATCAAGTAGCTGCAGAAGGACCAATGCGTCGTTCTAAAG GGATAGTTTTTCCAGGGAAATACTGGTTAGATTTTAATGACTTACtgagcccaaaggactggaaaaGAATGCGAGACCGCAAATCCTTAGATTATGAAAACTGGAGTTCGGATTCAACCGAGAACGAAACTTCAATTCAAAACTGTGTCTTTATGTCCGAAGAGCAAGATTATCGTTGGTCGACAGTCGCGTGTTCTGAAAAGATGAACTTTGTCTGCTATGCATCCGG AGTGACAAAAATAAGTACTAGAAAGTATTCCAGATACCGAGGTTACTACTATGAGTATGATTATATCGATGACAGTGATGACGAGGAATGCTTATAG
- the LOC128548598 gene encoding snaclec salmorin subunit A-like, producing the protein MLKFVLFKYIAFGYFITFGARCCPAGYSWHSGGCYLVIGLNVSWIDARNYCKVLGGNLLSVESSATQRATEIAVSQFSGTIFPGKFWLDFNDLLNPKDWKRMRDLHALVYENFHQALGSTEVEQAIHNCIYIDLDYRCLPEHCGKKMNFVCYASGSVSADNIQSSNIQRFKDHSEEDSVPDVTNTPKDHVMDIEKEEDILHFDPFGWFRK; encoded by the exons atgttaaaatttgTGCTTTTTAAATACATCGCATTCGGATATTTCATAACATTTG GTGCCAGATGTTGTCCTGCCGGATACAGCTGGCATTCTGGTGGATGTTACCTTGTTATTGGTCTCAATGTGTCCTGGATTGATGCTAGG AACTACTGTAAAGTATTAGGCGGAAACCTGCTTTCTGTAGAGTCGTCTGCAACACAGCGTGCCACAGAAATAGCTGTTAGTCAATTCAGCG GTACAATCTTTCCAGGAAAATTCTGGTTAGACTTCAACGACCTTTTGAACCCAAAGGACTGGAAAAGAATGCGAGATCTTCACGCCTTAGTATACGAAAACTTTCATCAAGCACTAGGATCAACTGAAGTTGAACAGGCAATCCACAATTGTATATACATAGATCTGGACTACCGTTGCTTACCAGAGCATTGCGGCAAAAAGATGAACTTTGTCTGTTATGCATCAGG GTCTGTATCAGCAGACAACATTCAGTCCTCCAATATTCAGAGATTCAAAGATCACTCTGAAGAAGACAGTGTACCTGACGTTACGAATACTCCTAAAGACCACGTTATGGATATTGAGAAAGAGGAAGATATTCTTCACTTTGATCCATTCGGTTGGTTTAGGAAATAA